The region CGCTCACAGTGAGGCATGCTCTGCACCACGCCATCCACATCACCCTGAGTGGGGCAATCGTGAATTTAACTTCACTAAAGAGCTCTGGATTGAGGCGGATGACTTTATGCAGGAACCTGTGAAGGGTTTCTTTAGACTCTACCCACCTATTGGTGATCAGCCGGGTAGTCGCGTGCGTTTACGCCATGGATTTGTAGTGGAGTGCACTGACTTTGAGACTGATGCCAAGGGCAATATCACTCAAGTAAACGTCAATTACTTCCCTGATAGCAAGAGTGGCACACCTGGATCCAATAACTACAAAGTAAAAGGCAATATTCACTGGATTAGCGCGGCTGAAGCAATCCCCGCTGAAGTGCGTTTGTACGACCACCTCTTTACTGACCCCCATCCAGATAGTGGCGATAAAAATTTCTTGGATACGATTAACCCCCACTCCAAAGAAACCATCAAGGCCTATTTAGAGCCTTGCATGAAAGACGTAAAACCAGAAGATCGCTTTCAGTTTGAGCGTCATGGTTATTTCGTTGCGGATCAGAATGATTCTGCGCCAGGCAAGCCTGTATTTAACAGGACTGTTGGTCTTAAGGATTCTTGGAAATAGTTTTCAGAAAATCCGCTACGCTGGGATAACGTAGCGGGGTTTTTAATTCTTGTAAGCGCTTATTAGTTACCCGTCTGGATTCACGCATAAACGACCAGAGCATGGGGCTTACCAATGGCTGTAACTCGCTTGCCGGCAATCTGGAGGGTCTTTGTAAACCGAATGCATCTGCCACTTCATCAAAGTAGTCACCCATCTTGGTTTCACCACCATCACATGTATTAATAATTCGTTGCGGCTTGCCACGATAGACCGCTGCACAAACGAGTCTTGCTAAATCATCGCTATGGATATGGTTTGAATAAGCGTCCTCGCCAGGAATCAGCGCTGGGGTGCCAGACTTCAATCGGTCAAGAGGTAAACGGTCGGCCGCATAGATACCAGGTACTCGCAAAATAGTGAGACTGACGCCATGGGCAGGAGCCCATAAGCGTAAAGTCCGCTCTGCATCCACCCTACGCTTGGCTCGCTCACTTTGAGGGTTTACAGGGCTTGCCTCGTCCACTTTGGCGCCCTGATGGTCACCGTAGACACCGGTAGTGCTGATATAGATCAGGCGCCTGACGGTATTGGGCCCTTGGGCTAAAATTCTCAACAGGTTGCGGGTTCGGTAATCGCGATTTCCATGATTTTGAGGGGGCGCTAAATGAATGACGGTTTGCGCCAAATTTGAAAGACGCCATAAAGTTTCTGGCTGATCTAAATTCCCCACAATTGGAATAGCGCCAACCCCCCTCAACTCCTGAAGGCGATTTGGCGAGGATGTCAATGCAAAGACCCGATGACTGCGAGATAGCTGTTTAGCCACTCGAAGACCAATGTCACCGCAGCCAATAATCAGGACAGAAGGTTTACCAAAAGATTGCATAAGTAACATCGTAACGATTTATTGAAAGGAATGAGAGTGTCTTATCAGGTCACGCTCAAAAAGAGCGGCAAACAATTTACCGTTACTCCAGATGAAAATGTTCTGGAAGCCGCTTTGCGCCAAGGGATTAAGCTGCCCTATGGCTGCAAAAATGGGGCCTGTGGATCCTGCAAAGGTAAGATCCTAGAAGGTCAAGTCAACCATGGCCAGCATAGCGAAAATGCTTTGAGTAAAACCGAAGAGACTGCAGGCGGCATTTTATTTTGCTGTGCCCATCCCCAGTCTGACCTACTCATTGAAGCCCGTGAAGTAGAAGGATCGGGAGATATCGCTATTCGCAAGGTGCCTTGTCGTGTAAACGAGATCAGCAAGCCTAGCAATGATGTAGCTATTTTGAAGTTACAGCTTCCTGCAGCTGAACGCTTTCAGTTCCTGGCTGGCCAGTATTTGGAGTTCCTACTCAAGGATGGCCAACGTCGCGCCTACTCGATTGCGAATGCCCCCGAACAAGAAGGTCCTCTTGAACTTCATATTCGCCATATGCCTGGCGGCCTCTTCACTGATTTTGTTTTTGGGGTCGCAACACCTGCACTGAAAGAAAAAGATATCTTGCGATTTGAAGGCCCGCTTGGTAGTTTTTTCCTCAGAGAAGATTCTAAAAAGCCCATTATTTTTCTAGCGGCTGGCACCGGCTTTGCGCCAATTAAATCCATCATTGAGCAAATGCGGGCTAAAAAGATTCAGCGGCCTATTTCCCTTTATTGGGGTGGACGGCGTCCTGCTGATCTGTATCTCGATTCTCTTTGCCAATCCTGGGAAAAAGAGATGCCGAACTTTAAATATGTGCCCGTCATTTCGGATGGAACGGCAGAAGATGCTTGGCAAGGTCGCTCCGGCTTTGTTCATCAAGCCGTCATGGCAGATCACCCCGATCTCACAGAGTTTCAGGTCTATGCCTGTGGCGCCCCCGTTATGGTCAATGCGGCACGAAATGACTTTTCATCAAAATGCCATCTTCCTGAGGAAGAATTCTTTGCCGACTCCTTTACTAGCGCAGCTGATTTAGCCGCAAACTAAATTCGATAAAGCGGGATAATAGACACCTCATTCGCCTTTTGACCTACCACCCTGAAACCGTATGAATAAGCCAATACAAGCCATCGACACCCACTCAGTGATGTTTATTACTCCGCGCCCTGACGTAATCATGGTTGAAGGTAAGGGCTCATGGTTAGTAGACAACAACGGTAAACGCTATTTAGACTTCCTACAAGGTTGGGCAGTCAACTGCTTGGGCCATGGCAACCCTGGAATGATTGAAGCCCTCAATGCGCAAGCAAAAAAGCTCATTAATCCCAGTCCTGCTTTTTATAACGAGCCTATGATTGGCTTGTCAAATTTACTGACTACCAATAGCTGCTTTAACAAAGTCTTTTTTGCCAACAGCGGTGCTGAGGCCAACGAAGGCGCAATTAAGTTAGCGCGCAAATGGGGTCAACTGAATAAATCAGGTGCCTTTGAAATTATCACTTTTGATCATAGTTTTCATGGTCGTACTTTAGCTACGATGAGCGCCTCTGGCAAACCCAATTGGGACACGATGTTTGCTCCCCAAGTAGCCGGCTTTCCAAAGGCAGACTTGAATGACTTGGAGTCCGTTAAAAAACTCGTGACCGATAAAACCGTAGCTGTGATGATTGAGCCAGTGCAAGGTGAAGGTGGCGTCATTCCCGCAACCCAAGAATTTATGCGTGAGCTACGCAAGCTCACCAAGGAAAACAACATTCTCCTCATCTGTGATGAAGTCCAAGCAGGATGCGGTCGTACCGGAACCCTCTTCGCTTACCAGCACTATGGCATTAAGCCAGACATCATGACCCTAGGCAAAGGTATTGGTGGCGGAGTACCGCTAGCTGCACTCTTAGCTACCGATGCAGTTGCTTGCTTTGTGCCTGGCGACCAAGGTGGTACCTACAACGGCAACCCGCTCATGACTGCTGTAGGTATTAGCGTGATTGAACAATTGCTTGCTCCTGGCTTTTTGGATAGCGTTAAAGCTAAAGGGGAATTACTGAAATTAGAGTTATTAGAACTGTCTGCTGAATTTGGTCTAGAGGGTGAACGTGGCGAAGGTTTGCTCCGCGCATTAATGCTAGGTAACGATATCGGCGGCAAACTTGTTGAACTTGCTCGTGAACGTAGTCCTGAGGGTTTATTAATTAACTCACCAAGACCAAACTTACTCCGTTTTATGCCAGCATTAAATGTGAGCGACGATGAAATCCTGCAAATGTGTGGCATGTTGCGTGAGCTACTGAAAGAAGTAGCTTAAACCGCCACCTGCATTTACTTATTTATTCCCCTAAATAGGCAGTACGTACTCGAGAATCTTGCAGTAATTCTTGGCCCGACCCACTGAAGGTAATGAGGCCGCTCTCCATGACATAAGCGCGGCTAGCCATCTGCAAAGCTAAGCGTGCATTTTGCTCAACTAGTAGAATAGTCATACCACTTGCCGAAAGCGTTTTAACAACATCAAAAATGGTTTCCACCATGATGGGAGATAAGCCCATAGAGGGCTCGTCCAATAAGAGCAGCTTGGGTTCAGCCATCATCGCCCTTCCCATAGCTACCATTTGCTGTTCACCACCTGAGAGCGTTCCTGCCAGCTGCGATAAACGCTCTTTGAGTCTTGGGAAATAAGAGAACACTTCCTCTAACTTTTGCTGAATAGCCTTAGGGTCTTTTTTTAAAAAAGCACCCATCTGTAAGTTTTCCAGAATCGTCATGCGTTTAAATACGCCGCGACCCTCTGGCACCAAACCCAAACCAAGTTGAACTAATTCATAGGCAGGCAAGCGATTGGTCTGATGATCCAAAAACTGAATCTCTCCACCTGCCGGAGTTAACAAACCCGCAATGGCTTTTAGGGTTGAGCTCTTACCTGCACCATTAGCGCCGATCAAAGCAACCAATTCACCTCGATTGACGTGCAGATCAATGCCTTTGACGGCATTAATGCCACCGTAGGCAACTTTTAAATCACGAACATTCAGTAGGACGCTCATTAAACAGCTCCCTGCCCTAAATACGCTCTAATGACTTCAGGATGGCCTCGCACATCAGCTGGCTTACCTGAGGCAATCACTTTGCCATAGTCCAATACGGTGAGGCTATCGCAAATACCCATTACCAAACTCACATCATGCTCAATCAGCAAGATTGTTTTGCCATCGGCACGAATACGCAATAACAATTCACGCAATTCCAATTTTTCAGTGGCATTCATTCCTGCTGCAGGCTCATCCAAGGCCAATAGTTTTGGCTCAGTAGCTAAAGCACGGGCGATTTCTAGGCGACGTTGATGACCATACGAGAGATTGCGTGCCTGCATGTTTGCGTATTCGCTTAATCCAACATAAGCGAGTAGTGCATGCGATTTATCGCGAATTGCCCGCTCTTCTCGCCTAGTAGATGGAAAGCGAAAGATAGCGCCAAGCAGTCCGGCTTTTGAGCGGCAGTGGCAACCCACCATGACATTCTCGAGCACAGTCATTTCCCCAAACAGTCGAATGTTCTGGAAGGTTCTGGCTAGACCAGCTTTAGTTACTTGGGAAACAGATTGGGGGAAGTACGATTTGCCATCAAATAAAAAGATTCCAGAATCTGCTGGATAGAGCCCGGTAATGACATTAAAGAAGGTGGTCTTACCAGCACCATTGGGGCCAATTAATCCTACGATGGATCCATGTGGCACTTGAAGCCCTACAGAATCTAGAGCTTGCACTCCGCCAAAACGTTTGGAGACATCGGTCACGTCTAACAGTAAGTGAGCACTCATGACTGCACTTCCTGCTTTTGCCAAATACCGCCAGGGCGATACAACATGATCAATATCAGCGCCAATCCATAAATTAATTGACGAATCACTTCAACATCGACAATCACATGACCAAAAAGGGCTTTTTGCAGTGGCTCGGCGATACCCCGCAATACTTCAGGGAAAACTGCTAATACCACTGCACCCAGAATCACTCCAGGGATATGACCAATTCCACCTAAAACCACCATAGCGAGAACCACAATAGATTCCCAAAGGGTAAATGACTCTGGCGAAACAAACCCCTGAAAGGCCGCAAAGAGAACGCCCGCAACACCAGCAAAGGAAGCACCAATCGCAAAAGCCAACAGCTTCATGTTGCGAGTATTGATACCCATCGCCTTTGCTGCGATTTCATCCTCGCGTATGGCTACCCATGCTCGCCCAATTCGAGAGTTTTGCAAATGCATGCAGATGAATGCAACCGTAGTTGCTAACACAAGAAACAAATAAAACACTAAATACAAACTAGGGATTTTGACAAAACCCAAATCCAAGGTCTTCGCAAAAGAGATCCCAAAAACTTGCAAAGGATCAATCTTGGTTATTCCCTTGGGGCCATTGGTTAGGTTTAACGGACGGTCTAAATTATTCATAAAGATGCGAATAATCTCTCCAAAGCCCAAGGTCACAATTGCTAAGTAATCACCCCGCAGCTGCAGGGTTGGTAATCCTAAAATAACCCCAAATAAGGCAGCCAAAACAATAGCGAAGATCGCCACCATCCATGGTGAAAAATGCATACCTTCTGGAAAGGCAGCGGCAACAGCTTCAAACTGTTGAGGCAAATGGGGGGAAGCCAATAAAGCAAAGCTGTACGCGCCCAGAGCATAAAAAGCGATGTACCCTAAATCAAGCAAACCAGCAAAGCCAACAACTACATTGAGCCCTAATGCCAGAACGACGTAGAGCAAAGCAAAATCAAGAACTCGCACCCAGTAATTTCCACCAGCCGCACCTACCACCCAAGGTAATAGTAATAAAGTCAATACACCAAGCCAAAGATAGGTAGTTTTGTTTAAGTGGTTGGAGGCGATCTTCTTAAGCACGATCAGATACCTTCTCACCCAGCAAACCAGTTGGGCGTAATACCAATACTAAAATTAATACCAAGAAAGCAAAGATGTCTTGGTAGTTTGAACCAAATACACCTCCAGTCAGTTCGCCGATATAGCCCGCACCTAAGGCCTCAATTAATCCCAAAAGCAATCCACCCAGCATGGCACCTTGAAGATTTCCAATGCCTCCTAAGACGGCAGCAGTAAATGCTTTTAACCCTGGAATAAAACCCATATAAAAATGGACATTGCCATAGTTACTCGCAATCATAACGCCGGCTAACCCCGCTAAGGCACCACCCAACATAAACGTAATTGAGATTACGCGATTAGGATTGACACCCATCAAAGCGGCAATTTGCGTTTGCTCAGCGGTGGCGCGCATGGCTCTACCGAGTTTGGTTTTTTCAACCAAGAACAGCAATCCGCACATCACGAGTAATGCCACAACAATAATGATGATTTCTTTGCCGGTAATGGTGGCACCAGTACTCCCGAGCTCAATCGGGGCTGAAGGTAATAACTGTGGATAAGTCATTGGGTTTCTAGACCAAATCATCATCGCAATCGTTTGCAGCAAAATCGACATACCAATTGCCGATATCAGTGGCGCTAAACGCGGCGCATTACGCAAAGGTCGATAAGCAATACGCTCAATCCAGTAGCTCAGGCCGGCACAGACCGCCATTGTTACAGGCAAAACAATCAGTAGAGTTAGCCATCCAGGTAAATCGCTTGTCCAGCTCAAAATCAAGCGCAATAATGAAAGCGAGACCATTGCGCCGATCATCAGTACCTCACCATGGGCGAAGTTAATGATGCCCAGAACACCATAGACCATGGTGTAGCCCAAAGCAATTAAGGCGTAAATACTCCCCAGCACTAAGCCATTAATAATTTGCTGAAGAAATATATCCATCTAAGAATTGAGTGAGTAATTTAAGCAATAAAAAAGAGCACCACTAATGTGGCGCTCTTTTGAATTTTTATTGCACATTAATTACATCTAGCACTGTTTTCTTTTTGTCTTTGAAGTCATACAAAGTAATAACGCCTTCTTTCATATCACCCTTGTTATCAAAAGCAATATTGCCTACCAAGCCATTCATTTTGGTATCAGGCATAACCAATAAAATCTTGGCAGGATCTGTAGAGTTTGCACGCTTCATAGAATCAACCAATACATATACTGCATCGTATGTAAATGGAGCGTAGATTTGCACTTCAGAATTAAAGCGTTCTTTGTAGCGTTTTTGGAAATCAGCACCCTGTGGCATCTTAGAAAGCGCCTTGCCTGCTTCAGAGCAAGTCACATTGACAACAGCATCGCCAGCGAGTTCAGCCAGCTTCTCGGTACACATACCATCTCCACCAACGACTTTTGCTTTAATGCCGAGCTCTGCTGCTTGCTTGGTTAACGGACCGCCAGTAGCATCCATGCCGCCGTACATGATGACGTCTGGCTTACTACCCTTGATTTTGGTCAAAATGGCTTTGAAATCAGTCGCCTTGTTATTGCTCGCTTCACGAGTAACCACCTTAACGCCTTCCGCTTTAGCTGTCTTCTCAAACTCGTCAGCCAAACCTTTGCCATATTGTGTTGAATCATCAATGATCGCAACAGTCTTTGCCTTCAAGGTATGCGCAACATAGTTTGCCAATGCTGGGCCTTGCTGTGCATCAGTAGCAACTAGACGGTAGGTCGTTTTAAAACCTTGCTTTGTATAGTCAGGGTTCGTAGCTGAAGGGGAGATTTGGGTAATGCCAGCATCGCTATAAATCTTAGATGCCGGAATACTAGTACCAGAGTTCAAATGCCCCACCACTCCAACTACTTTTGCGTCCACTAATTTTTGCGCAACCTGAGTGGCTGTTTTAGGATCTTCTGCATCATCTTCGGGCACCAAAGTCAAAACCACTTTTTTGCCGTCAATGGTTAATCCAGACTTATTGATTTCCTCAACAGCAAGACGAGCACCGTTCTCATTGTCTTTGCCTAAATGCGCGATCGGGCCAGTTAGTGGGGCCACATGACCAATCTTCACCTCTACCGCATCTGCTGGAATAGCTGCTGACTTATCGCCACCTTTTCCGCAACCAGCCAGGATCAATGCTGTTGCTGATAAAGCAATAGCACTCTTCATAAAGTTCACTTTGGATCTACTCATCTACAGCTCCTTGGTTATGAATCAATACTTCAGTCGACTAAATTTTTTGGCAGTGAGAAGGTGATGTCTTCCACTACTCCAGGCAAGGCACGTACGTGTCTTGGTCCAAACTCTTGAATCTTATTCACAATCGATTGCGCCAAACTTTCGGGAGCAGATGCCCCAGCAGTAAGGCCAATCCGTTTTTTACCTACAAACCATTCCGGTTTTAATTGCTCAGGCGCATCGACCATGTAGGATGGCACTCCTAATTTTTCCGATAATTCGCGCAAACGATTCGAGTTCGAACTCGCCGCACTACCAACCACAATAACGAGCTCTACTTGAGGTGCCATAAATTTCACAGCATCTTGACGATTTTGCGTTGCGTAACAAATATCTTGTTTGCGAGGCTGAACGATATTGGGGAATTTTTTAGTGAGTGCTTCAACAATTTCTTTTGTCTCATCAACTGAAAGCGTAGTCTGGGTAACAAAGGCTATCTTCTCACTAGCTGGGAATGTCAGCGTATCCACATCGCTGACTTTTTCAATCAAGAAAACACCTTCTTTTACCTGGCCCATAGTCCCCTCAACTTCGGGATGGCCTGCATGACCAATCATCAACACTGTAAAGCCCTCTTTACACATTTTGATGACTTCCAAATGTACCTTGGTTACCAAAGGGCAGGTGGCGTCATAGACCTGCAAGCCACGCTCCTCGGCATCTACACGAACCTCTTGCGAAACACCATGCGCGCTAAAGACCACAATTCCACCCTTGGGCACTTCGTCCAACTCATCCACAAATACAGCGCCCTTGTTACGCAACTCATTTACAACATAGGCGTTGTGCACAATTTCATGACGTACATAAATTGGCGGGCCAAAACGGGTCAGCGCTTCATTCACAATATTGATAGCACGATCAACGCCCGCACAAAAACCACGGGGTTGGGCCATCAAAATTTCTGCGTTATCAGACATTCTTATCCCTTAGAGGATGGCAACAATCTCGGCTTCGAACGTGACCGCTCTGCCAGCCAAGGGATGATTGAAATCAAACCAGGCGCCTTCATCATCAATCGACTGCAAGACTCCGGCATATTGCGCGCCACCAGGCGCATTAAATTCAATCACATCCCCTGGATTAAATTCTGCATCGTCATCGCGACCTTCTTTAAGAGCTTTCAAAGAAACCCATTGCACCAAATCTTCTTTGCGATCGCCAAAACTTTCTCCGGGTTCTAGTAACTCGCTTTTTTTCTCGCCAACACTAAGACCCAACAATACTTTTTCAAAACAAGGTGCAAATTGTCCAGATCCCATCAAAACCGTCGCAGGCCGATCGATAAAAGTATTGATGTAATCCTCCCCGCTAGGCAGGGTGAGCCGATAGTTGAGGGTCAAGAAGGAATTAGGCAAAACAGTAAGCTTAGTCATAAGGTGATTGTATCTAGGCCGACACCGAATCTGCACTCCTCGATACCAAATTGGCCCAAAAGCGAGCAGCCAAGGGAGAAGCTGCGAATCCATGGCGCCCGAGCCCTCACTGATGCTGAATTGCTCGCAATTTTTTTACGCGTTGGCGTTAAAGGAAAGAGTGCCGTAACCCTGGCAAAAGATCTGCTGCATTACTTTGGCAGCCTTCCTCGCCTTTTAGCCAGCACTCCAGAGGAATTTATTCGCATTCATGGCATGGGCCTTTCGAAATGGTCTCAAATACAGGCTGCCTATGAGCTTGTTAAAAGAAGCTTGGAAGAGGGTCTTGCTCAAAACAGTATTTTCTCCTCGCCCGGACATGTCAAAGAGTACCTTCAAAGCAAAATTGGCCGCCTTCCCCATGAAGTCTTTTTATGCCTATACCTTGACCCCAGACTGCATCTGATTGAGTGTCAGGAGCTCTTTAGGGGCTCAATCACCCAAACAGCCGTATACCCACGAGAAATTCTCAAAGAAGCCCTATCTAGAAATGCCAGCGCCCTGATCGTGGCTCATAACCACCCTAGCGGCAACCCATTACCTAGTCAGGCTGACCAAGATCTCACTCAAACACTACTCAAAGCCTTGCAATGGGTTGATATTTCACTTTTAGATCACTGCATTGTGAGTAGCAGTGGTTTTTTCTCTTTTTCTGAATCAGGCCTTATGAATCATGATGATTGACGATAGTAATTACTAACTTATTATCAGATTTATAGCTATTTAGGCATCTTTAACCCTAAATCCCTCTTACTAAAGCCATTCAGGGCTAGCCGAAAATAGTCTTTGACTGATACAATCTTCTTTTTTCGCAATTAATGGAGTTATGTCATGGCAAAAGTTTGCCAAGTCACTGGGAAGAAGCCGATGGTTGGCAACAATGTATCCCATGCAAACAATAAAACGAAGCGTCGCTTTTTGCCTAATCTGCAAAACCGTCGTTTCTGGGTTGAATCTGAAAACCGTTGGATTAGCTTGCGCTTAACCAACGCTGGTTTGCGCGTTATCGACAAAAACGGCATCGATGCCGTGTTGTCTGATTTACGTGCACGTGGCGAAATTTAAGGAGCGCACAAATGGCTAAAGGCGGCAGAGAAAAAATCAAGTTAGAGTCATCAGCTGGTACTGGTCACTTCTACACAACTTCAAAAAACAAGCGTACAAAGCCTGAAAAGATGGAACTCATGAAGTACGATCCAACTATTCGCAAGCACGTAGCTTACAAAGAAACAAAGCTGAAATAAAGTATTCATTCAATACTTGTTTCTTGCAAAAAAAAAAAACCCGCTATATCAGCGGGTTTTTTATTGTCTAAGCCTCCAAGAAGAATTCTTAGAGGCTATTACGCCTTTATTGCTTAAGCGTAACGGCGTAACCTTAAAGAGAATTCACGTAAGCTCGTAAGGCCGCTATCTTCTGCACGCTGACACCAGGAATGTAATTGAGATACAAGTTGCTCGCCTGTCGCATTAGAACGACCCCAAATCGCTTGCAGATCACGGCGCATTTCAATCATTTTGCGTAACTGTGCATTTGTTGCCATCAACTCTTCTAGCTTCGTCTTCTCATCAACAGTTAAATGCGCTTCATCCTTGCCAAGCCAAGTGCGAGCGTCCTTTAGATGGGTCG is a window of Polynucleobacter asymbioticus QLW-P1DMWA-1 DNA encoding:
- a CDS encoding SDR family oxidoreductase, giving the protein MLLMQSFGKPSVLIIGCGDIGLRVAKQLSRSHRVFALTSSPNRLQELRGVGAIPIVGNLDQPETLWRLSNLAQTVIHLAPPQNHGNRDYRTRNLLRILAQGPNTVRRLIYISTTGVYGDHQGAKVDEASPVNPQSERAKRRVDAERTLRLWAPAHGVSLTILRVPGIYAADRLPLDRLKSGTPALIPGEDAYSNHIHSDDLARLVCAAVYRGKPQRIINTCDGGETKMGDYFDEVADAFGLQRPSRLPASELQPLVSPMLWSFMRESRRVTNKRLQELKTPLRYPSVADFLKTISKNP
- a CDS encoding CDP-6-deoxy-delta-3,4-glucoseen reductase translates to MSYQVTLKKSGKQFTVTPDENVLEAALRQGIKLPYGCKNGACGSCKGKILEGQVNHGQHSENALSKTEETAGGILFCCAHPQSDLLIEAREVEGSGDIAIRKVPCRVNEISKPSNDVAILKLQLPAAERFQFLAGQYLEFLLKDGQRRAYSIANAPEQEGPLELHIRHMPGGLFTDFVFGVATPALKEKDILRFEGPLGSFFLREDSKKPIIFLAAGTGFAPIKSIIEQMRAKKIQRPISLYWGGRRPADLYLDSLCQSWEKEMPNFKYVPVISDGTAEDAWQGRSGFVHQAVMADHPDLTEFQVYACGAPVMVNAARNDFSSKCHLPEEEFFADSFTSAADLAAN
- a CDS encoding acetylornithine transaminase, which codes for MNKPIQAIDTHSVMFITPRPDVIMVEGKGSWLVDNNGKRYLDFLQGWAVNCLGHGNPGMIEALNAQAKKLINPSPAFYNEPMIGLSNLLTTNSCFNKVFFANSGAEANEGAIKLARKWGQLNKSGAFEIITFDHSFHGRTLATMSASGKPNWDTMFAPQVAGFPKADLNDLESVKKLVTDKTVAVMIEPVQGEGGVIPATQEFMRELRKLTKENNILLICDEVQAGCGRTGTLFAYQHYGIKPDIMTLGKGIGGGVPLAALLATDAVACFVPGDQGGTYNGNPLMTAVGISVIEQLLAPGFLDSVKAKGELLKLELLELSAEFGLEGERGEGLLRALMLGNDIGGKLVELARERSPEGLLINSPRPNLLRFMPALNVSDDEILQMCGMLRELLKEVA
- a CDS encoding ABC transporter ATP-binding protein; protein product: MSVLLNVRDLKVAYGGINAVKGIDLHVNRGELVALIGANGAGKSSTLKAIAGLLTPAGGEIQFLDHQTNRLPAYELVQLGLGLVPEGRGVFKRMTILENLQMGAFLKKDPKAIQQKLEEVFSYFPRLKERLSQLAGTLSGGEQQMVAMGRAMMAEPKLLLLDEPSMGLSPIMVETIFDVVKTLSASGMTILLVEQNARLALQMASRAYVMESGLITFSGSGQELLQDSRVRTAYLGE
- a CDS encoding ABC transporter ATP-binding protein, coding for MSAHLLLDVTDVSKRFGGVQALDSVGLQVPHGSIVGLIGPNGAGKTTFFNVITGLYPADSGIFLFDGKSYFPQSVSQVTKAGLARTFQNIRLFGEMTVLENVMVGCHCRSKAGLLGAIFRFPSTRREERAIRDKSHALLAYVGLSEYANMQARNLSYGHQRRLEIARALATEPKLLALDEPAAGMNATEKLELRELLLRIRADGKTILLIEHDVSLVMGICDSLTVLDYGKVIASGKPADVRGHPEVIRAYLGQGAV
- a CDS encoding branched-chain amino acid ABC transporter permease produces the protein MLKKIASNHLNKTTYLWLGVLTLLLLPWVVGAAGGNYWVRVLDFALLYVVLALGLNVVVGFAGLLDLGYIAFYALGAYSFALLASPHLPQQFEAVAAAFPEGMHFSPWMVAIFAIVLAALFGVILGLPTLQLRGDYLAIVTLGFGEIIRIFMNNLDRPLNLTNGPKGITKIDPLQVFGISFAKTLDLGFVKIPSLYLVFYLFLVLATTVAFICMHLQNSRIGRAWVAIREDEIAAKAMGINTRNMKLLAFAIGASFAGVAGVLFAAFQGFVSPESFTLWESIVVLAMVVLGGIGHIPGVILGAVVLAVFPEVLRGIAEPLQKALFGHVIVDVEVIRQLIYGLALILIMLYRPGGIWQKQEVQS
- a CDS encoding branched-chain amino acid ABC transporter permease — its product is MDIFLQQIINGLVLGSIYALIALGYTMVYGVLGIINFAHGEVLMIGAMVSLSLLRLILSWTSDLPGWLTLLIVLPVTMAVCAGLSYWIERIAYRPLRNAPRLAPLISAIGMSILLQTIAMMIWSRNPMTYPQLLPSAPIELGSTGATITGKEIIIIVVALLVMCGLLFLVEKTKLGRAMRATAEQTQIAALMGVNPNRVISITFMLGGALAGLAGVMIASNYGNVHFYMGFIPGLKAFTAAVLGGIGNLQGAMLGGLLLGLIEALGAGYIGELTGGVFGSNYQDIFAFLVLILVLVLRPTGLLGEKVSDRA
- a CDS encoding branched-chain amino acid ABC transporter substrate-binding protein — protein: MKSAIALSATALILAGCGKGGDKSAAIPADAVEVKIGHVAPLTGPIAHLGKDNENGARLAVEEINKSGLTIDGKKVVLTLVPEDDAEDPKTATQVAQKLVDAKVVGVVGHLNSGTSIPASKIYSDAGITQISPSATNPDYTKQGFKTTYRLVATDAQQGPALANYVAHTLKAKTVAIIDDSTQYGKGLADEFEKTAKAEGVKVVTREASNNKATDFKAILTKIKGSKPDVIMYGGMDATGGPLTKQAAELGIKAKVVGGDGMCTEKLAELAGDAVVNVTCSEAGKALSKMPQGADFQKRYKERFNSEVQIYAPFTYDAVYVLVDSMKRANSTDPAKILLVMPDTKMNGLVGNIAFDNKGDMKEGVITLYDFKDKKKTVLDVINVQ
- the ispH gene encoding 4-hydroxy-3-methylbut-2-enyl diphosphate reductase encodes the protein MSDNAEILMAQPRGFCAGVDRAINIVNEALTRFGPPIYVRHEIVHNAYVVNELRNKGAVFVDELDEVPKGGIVVFSAHGVSQEVRVDAEERGLQVYDATCPLVTKVHLEVIKMCKEGFTVLMIGHAGHPEVEGTMGQVKEGVFLIEKVSDVDTLTFPASEKIAFVTQTTLSVDETKEIVEALTKKFPNIVQPRKQDICYATQNRQDAVKFMAPQVELVIVVGSAASSNSNRLRELSEKLGVPSYMVDAPEQLKPEWFVGKKRIGLTAGASAPESLAQSIVNKIQEFGPRHVRALPGVVEDITFSLPKNLVD
- a CDS encoding FKBP-type peptidyl-prolyl cis-trans isomerase, whose protein sequence is MTKLTVLPNSFLTLNYRLTLPSGEDYINTFIDRPATVLMGSGQFAPCFEKVLLGLSVGEKKSELLEPGESFGDRKEDLVQWVSLKALKEGRDDDAEFNPGDVIEFNAPGGAQYAGVLQSIDDEGAWFDFNHPLAGRAVTFEAEIVAIL
- the radC gene encoding RadC family protein; the encoded protein is MIVSRPTPNLHSSIPNWPKSEQPREKLRIHGARALTDAELLAIFLRVGVKGKSAVTLAKDLLHYFGSLPRLLASTPEEFIRIHGMGLSKWSQIQAAYELVKRSLEEGLAQNSIFSSPGHVKEYLQSKIGRLPHEVFLCLYLDPRLHLIECQELFRGSITQTAVYPREILKEALSRNASALIVAHNHPSGNPLPSQADQDLTQTLLKALQWVDISLLDHCIVSSSGFFSFSESGLMNHDD
- the rpmB gene encoding 50S ribosomal protein L28, yielding MAKVCQVTGKKPMVGNNVSHANNKTKRRFLPNLQNRRFWVESENRWISLRLTNAGLRVIDKNGIDAVLSDLRARGEI
- the rpmG gene encoding 50S ribosomal protein L33; protein product: MAKGGREKIKLESSAGTGHFYTTSKNKRTKPEKMELMKYDPTIRKHVAYKETKLK